In a genomic window of Streptomyces sp. SJL17-4:
- a CDS encoding DUF6545 domain-containing protein — protein sequence MNLYIPAAALGVVLVVKLPALVRRRHSPVVRSVNAVIFLQAAAFFFSAPPTIGVVNRATGVSNFSALLVYCVLSAYACACRVLMENWRGDVEVLPRTRRRVRRWIWGHGVVALLLIGCFVWGEAPVERQRDFETYYASTPFIREMVLLCLFAVTAAAAAAAAACLRWARDIRSEAPERRTPADGLLRVGLTVLAVGFLTNVTYGAAKLAAVVAAWSGRDWEPLNQVAVSLAGLGTLLVAAGFLIPIVGPWLAARVFEPLRTLRALGPLRRTLGGVGAPQGRMRLPTPWSACPGRRLTDRMTDIHDRMLELGAYCSEEVRARAYAEARRTGRAEAESVAVGLAAMFRAASDARAHGMPADQDQVVPAVRALRAAEGEYRDLLVGVSRALGSVPEDRRGGTPASSGGAALSPCDG from the coding sequence GTGAATCTCTACATCCCGGCCGCCGCGCTCGGGGTCGTGCTGGTCGTCAAGCTCCCCGCGTTGGTGAGGCGTCGGCACAGTCCCGTGGTCCGCAGCGTCAACGCCGTGATCTTCCTCCAGGCCGCGGCGTTCTTCTTCTCCGCGCCCCCGACCATCGGGGTCGTCAACAGGGCGACCGGCGTCAGCAACTTCTCGGCGCTCCTGGTCTACTGCGTCCTCTCCGCCTACGCGTGTGCCTGCCGGGTCCTCATGGAGAACTGGCGCGGGGACGTGGAGGTCCTTCCCCGCACCCGCCGCCGGGTCAGACGGTGGATCTGGGGGCACGGAGTCGTGGCCCTTCTGCTCATCGGCTGTTTCGTGTGGGGCGAGGCTCCGGTCGAACGGCAGCGTGACTTCGAGACGTACTACGCCAGTACCCCCTTCATCCGCGAGATGGTGCTGCTCTGCCTGTTCGCCGTCACCGCGGCCGCCGCGGCGGCGGCAGCCGCGTGCCTGAGGTGGGCGCGCGACATCCGCAGCGAGGCCCCGGAGCGGAGGACACCTGCCGACGGCCTGCTGCGCGTCGGCCTCACCGTCCTGGCCGTCGGCTTCCTGACCAACGTCACCTACGGTGCGGCCAAGCTGGCCGCGGTCGTGGCCGCCTGGAGCGGCCGGGACTGGGAGCCGCTCAACCAGGTGGCCGTGTCCTTGGCAGGCCTCGGCACCCTGCTCGTCGCCGCCGGATTCCTCATCCCCATCGTCGGACCCTGGCTCGCCGCACGGGTCTTCGAGCCGCTGCGGACCCTGCGGGCCCTGGGCCCCCTGCGGCGGACCTTGGGCGGCGTCGGCGCACCGCAGGGCCGGATGCGGCTCCCCACTCCCTGGAGCGCCTGCCCCGGCCGGCGCCTCACGGACCGGATGACCGACATCCACGACCGGATGCTGGAACTCGGGGCGTACTGCTCGGAGGAGGTGCGCGCGCGTGCCTACGCCGAGGCCCGCCGGACCGGGCGGGCGGAGGCGGAGAGCGTCGCCGTCGGGCTGGCCGCCATGTTCAGAGCCGCGTCGGACGCCCGTGCCCACGGCATGCCCGCGGACCAGGACCAGGTCGTGCCGGCGGTCCGTGCGCTGCGCGCGGCGGAGGGCGAGTACCGGGATCTCCTGGTCGGCGTCTCCCGGGCGCTCGGCTCGGTCCCCGAGGACAGGAGAGGCGGCACCCCCGCGTCGAGCGGTGGTGCCGCCTTGTCCCCCTGCGACGGATGA
- a CDS encoding toxin-antitoxin system, toxin component — translation MRRYRDALVTGLPQPVPERPVELLKAICACAARSSGRELRLMFEEFPPGSVTGLWLDMGDYDLIVLEANTSPLHQLVILGHELWHLKEGHCGHGSAAGATAAARMLGDRWSLADAVGHVAARTEPDLEEERRAEKFGRMLADRVRPCLERRRGTTPSAGVAGRIWASFRG, via the coding sequence ATGAGGCGGTATCGCGACGCGTTGGTCACGGGGCTGCCGCAGCCGGTTCCCGAGCGGCCGGTCGAGCTGCTGAAGGCGATCTGCGCGTGTGCGGCCCGCAGCAGCGGTCGCGAACTGCGCTTGATGTTCGAGGAGTTCCCGCCGGGCTCGGTGACCGGTCTGTGGCTGGACATGGGCGACTACGACCTGATCGTCCTGGAGGCGAACACGTCTCCCCTGCACCAGCTCGTGATCCTGGGGCACGAGCTGTGGCACCTCAAGGAAGGGCACTGCGGTCATGGCAGCGCGGCCGGCGCGACGGCCGCGGCCCGCATGCTGGGGGACCGCTGGAGTCTCGCCGACGCGGTCGGCCACGTCGCCGCCCGCACGGAGCCGGACCTCGAAGAGGAGCGGCGCGCGGAGAAGTTCGGCCGAATGCTGGCCGACCGGGTCAGGCCCTGCCTGGAGCGCAGGCGTGGCACGACCCCCTCCGCCGGGGTGGCGGGCCGCATCTGGGCGTCGTTCAGGGGATGA
- a CDS encoding Rid family hydrolase, with product MTEKITRINPEQLHETPGYHHITVVEAGRTAYLAGQCPLDRKGDLVGSGSLETQVDQVVANALAALAAVSARPEHVVRSVIYVRSDERDILGAAWRRLTESALGPAFTTASTLLGVAQLGFSGQLVEVDLTVALPD from the coding sequence ATGACTGAGAAGATCACCCGCATCAACCCCGAGCAGCTGCATGAGACACCCGGCTATCACCACATCACCGTGGTGGAGGCAGGCCGTACCGCCTATCTGGCGGGGCAGTGCCCGCTTGACCGGAAGGGTGACCTCGTTGGTTCCGGTTCCCTCGAGACGCAGGTCGACCAGGTCGTCGCGAACGCGCTCGCTGCCCTGGCAGCGGTGAGTGCCCGGCCTGAACATGTGGTGCGGTCAGTGATCTACGTGCGGAGCGATGAGAGGGACATTCTCGGAGCCGCATGGCGTCGGCTCACCGAATCTGCCCTGGGTCCGGCGTTCACCACCGCCAGCACGCTCTTGGGCGTCGCCCAGCTGGGCTTTTCGGGACAGCTCGTCGAGGTGGATCTCACCGTGGCGCTGCCTGACTGA
- a CDS encoding DUF5107 domain-containing protein, whose protein sequence is MTTVRRAVLTLPAAPLGPDNPLPALRAPAGAGAHAVDPRTLAELPRDMARSIGRDPLRSLLPAPVRDGYGRERRPADLDTIVIENDRLRVTVLPGLGGRVHSLHHKPTGRELLYRNPVFQPAAFALNGAWFSGGVEWNIGATGHTALSCSPLHAATVRAPDGGPMLRLWEWERLRDLPFQVDLWLPEGSDFLYVGVRIRNPHERPAPVYWWSNIAVPEDRRVLAPAESAWHHGYERGLSRVPVPVTEDGTDRTYPLNSTHAADWFYDLPEGQRRWIAALDADGSGLVQTSTDPLRGRKLFVWGTGRGGRRWQEWLTEPGTPGYAEIQAGLARTQLEHLELAGGAEFSWLEAYGPLAADPTAALGDDWTAARADVERSLSAALPRADVDAAYTAWREGAADLAPDEVLATGSGWGALEVLRAAYELPGTPFPESTLGPEQEPWRELLRTGVLPPPTKSAAPRAARTPPQTAPAAVPLVAPLVASAWRDMLETAPADPTTEYQLGIAQWHAGDRAQAVRSWERGLKEATTRWPLLYCLAVADREDGHPERAAEHFTEAFTDHEATGGGAEALTDHDVTDAGADRDGATAVVVALGREALDALLAVDRPDRARTLWHRLPDSVRRRGAFRLLEVRLLLAEGRPDEARAVFDAGFEVADLREGAEILGELWARITDELLPDAYEFRMRPN, encoded by the coding sequence ATGACGACCGTACGACGTGCCGTACTGACGCTGCCCGCCGCCCCCTTGGGCCCGGACAACCCTCTTCCCGCACTGCGGGCCCCCGCCGGCGCCGGGGCCCACGCGGTCGACCCGAGGACCCTCGCGGAACTCCCGCGCGACATGGCCCGGAGCATCGGCCGGGATCCGCTGCGCAGCCTGCTCCCCGCTCCCGTGCGCGACGGCTACGGCCGCGAGCGCAGGCCCGCGGACCTCGACACGATCGTGATCGAGAACGACCGGCTCCGGGTGACCGTGCTGCCCGGTCTCGGCGGCCGCGTCCACTCCCTCCACCACAAGCCCACCGGACGCGAACTCCTCTACCGCAACCCGGTGTTCCAGCCCGCCGCCTTCGCCCTCAACGGCGCCTGGTTCTCCGGCGGTGTCGAGTGGAACATCGGGGCCACCGGCCACACCGCCCTGTCCTGCTCGCCCCTCCACGCGGCGACCGTCCGCGCGCCCGACGGCGGGCCGATGCTCCGTCTCTGGGAGTGGGAACGGCTCCGCGACCTCCCCTTCCAGGTCGACCTCTGGCTCCCGGAGGGCTCCGACTTCCTGTACGTCGGGGTCCGCATCCGCAATCCCCACGAGCGCCCCGCCCCCGTCTACTGGTGGTCCAACATCGCCGTCCCCGAGGACCGCCGCGTCCTCGCGCCCGCCGAATCCGCCTGGCACCACGGCTACGAGCGCGGCCTGAGCCGGGTCCCCGTACCGGTCACCGAGGACGGCACCGACCGCACGTACCCGCTGAACAGCACACACGCCGCCGACTGGTTCTACGACCTGCCCGAGGGGCAGCGCCGCTGGATCGCCGCCCTCGACGCGGACGGCAGCGGACTCGTCCAGACCTCCACCGATCCGCTGCGCGGCCGCAAGCTCTTCGTGTGGGGCACCGGGCGCGGCGGCCGGCGCTGGCAGGAATGGCTGACGGAACCCGGCACCCCCGGCTACGCCGAGATCCAGGCCGGGCTCGCCCGTACCCAACTGGAACACCTGGAGCTCGCGGGCGGCGCGGAGTTCAGCTGGCTCGAGGCGTACGGGCCGCTCGCCGCCGACCCCACGGCGGCGCTCGGCGACGACTGGACCGCCGCCCGTGCCGACGTCGAGCGCAGCCTGTCCGCCGCGCTGCCCCGGGCCGATGTCGACGCCGCGTACACGGCCTGGCGGGAGGGGGCGGCCGACCTCGCGCCGGACGAGGTCCTCGCGACCGGATCCGGCTGGGGAGCGCTCGAAGTCCTGCGTGCGGCATACGAGTTGCCCGGCACGCCGTTCCCGGAGTCGACGCTCGGACCCGAGCAGGAACCCTGGCGGGAACTGCTCCGCACCGGCGTCCTGCCACCCCCGACGAAGAGCGCGGCACCCCGTGCGGCCCGGACCCCGCCGCAGACCGCGCCGGCTGCCGTACCCCTGGTCGCGCCGCTGGTCGCGTCCGCCTGGCGGGACATGCTGGAGACCGCCCCCGCCGACCCCACCACCGAGTACCAGCTCGGCATCGCCCAGTGGCACGCCGGTGACCGGGCGCAGGCGGTACGGAGCTGGGAGCGGGGACTCAAGGAGGCGACCACGCGCTGGCCCCTGCTGTACTGCCTGGCCGTCGCCGACCGGGAGGACGGCCACCCGGAACGAGCCGCCGAGCACTTCACGGAGGCCTTCACCGACCACGAGGCGACGGGGGGCGGCGCGGAGGCCCTCACCGACCACGACGTGACGGATGCGGGTGCCGATCGCGACGGGGCAACGGCCGTCGTCGTCGCCCTCGGCCGCGAGGCCCTCGACGCGCTCCTCGCCGTCGACCGGCCCGACCGGGCCCGGACCCTCTGGCACCGGCTGCCGGATTCCGTCCGGCGGCGCGGGGCCTTCCGGCTGCTCGAAGTCCGGCTGCTGCTCGCCGAGGGCCGCCCGGACGAGGCCCGTGCCGTTTTTGACGCGGGCTTCGAAGTCGCGGACCTGCGCGAGGGCGCCGAGATCCTCGGCGAGCTCTGGGCCCGGATCACCGACGAACTCCTGCCGGACGCCTATGAGTTCAGGATGCGACCGAACTGA
- a CDS encoding DUF6204 family protein, whose translation MGTQHTYRVIVRGTFDGLSEESRARLLAEVDGHGLTAMQFTEEGSLSYDRTLKHFSYRLVVVSDAEDGEEMAGAIAEDRVETALGELGHGYRALRSTVTDLDTMKINYKR comes from the coding sequence ATGGGCACGCAGCACACCTACCGGGTCATCGTGCGCGGCACGTTCGACGGTCTGTCGGAGGAGAGCCGGGCCCGGCTGCTCGCCGAGGTGGACGGGCACGGGCTGACCGCGATGCAGTTCACGGAGGAGGGCTCGCTGAGCTACGACCGGACGCTGAAGCACTTCTCGTACCGCCTGGTCGTCGTCTCCGACGCCGAGGACGGCGAGGAGATGGCGGGCGCGATCGCGGAGGACCGGGTGGAGACCGCGCTCGGGGAGCTCGGGCACGGGTACAGGGCGCTGCGGTCGACGGTGACCGACCTCGACACGATGAAGATCAACTACAAGCGCTGA
- a CDS encoding lipopolysaccharide assembly protein LapA domain-containing protein has translation MSPKEASRTAGGGRSRFTEALTPGRIGMAALAVVTLVLIFQNTGQVKIRLLIPEVSMPLYLALLATALIGAACGFYVAARRWK, from the coding sequence ATGAGTCCCAAAGAGGCGTCACGGACAGCGGGCGGGGGCAGGTCCCGGTTCACCGAAGCCCTCACCCCGGGCCGGATCGGGATGGCCGCGCTCGCCGTCGTCACCCTGGTCCTCATCTTCCAGAACACCGGGCAGGTCAAGATCCGGCTCCTGATCCCCGAGGTGTCCATGCCGCTCTATCTGGCCCTGCTCGCGACCGCGCTCATCGGCGCCGCCTGCGGTTTCTACGTCGCGGCGCGGAGGTGGAAGTGA
- a CDS encoding GntR family transcriptional regulator — translation MAVSGQRRRPVVALYERIADAVHDGTYPPGSTLPSEPKLAAELGVSRPALREALLLLQEDGLLTVRRGVGRTVNDRPPRRGFEHVQPLEELIGAGTPLRVRALLRTVEEPTDFTTQHLLAPARAELRFWESVLTGEGTAAALSHEWAAADELLDRVHPEFARSLRATEARTGRGPAVSMLSVLLGASRETALTAHSGITATLLGRRRGDQLGRPADTPAVLVTQVVRVGETPVLAAKHMLPTGAPALPVLQSH, via the coding sequence GTGGCGGTCAGCGGACAGCGGCGGCGACCGGTCGTGGCGCTCTACGAGCGGATCGCGGACGCCGTCCACGACGGCACCTACCCGCCGGGCTCGACGCTCCCCTCCGAGCCGAAGCTCGCCGCCGAGCTGGGCGTGAGCCGGCCCGCCCTGCGCGAGGCGCTCCTGCTGCTCCAGGAGGACGGTCTGCTGACCGTACGCCGTGGGGTGGGCCGGACGGTCAACGACCGGCCGCCCCGGCGCGGGTTCGAGCACGTCCAGCCGCTCGAGGAACTGATCGGCGCGGGGACGCCGCTGCGGGTGCGGGCGCTGCTGCGGACGGTCGAGGAGCCGACCGACTTCACCACCCAGCACCTGCTGGCCCCAGCCCGCGCGGAGCTGCGGTTCTGGGAATCCGTGCTGACCGGGGAGGGCACGGCGGCGGCGCTCAGCCATGAGTGGGCGGCGGCGGACGAGCTCCTCGACCGGGTGCACCCGGAGTTCGCCCGGTCCCTGCGGGCGACGGAGGCGCGCACCGGGCGCGGGCCCGCCGTCTCCATGCTCTCGGTCCTGCTCGGCGCCTCGCGGGAGACGGCGCTCACCGCGCACAGCGGCATCACGGCGACGCTGCTCGGGCGGCGGCGCGGGGACCAGCTGGGGCGGCCCGCGGACACTCCCGCCGTGCTGGTCACCCAGGTCGTCCGGGTCGGCGAGACCCCGGTCCTGGCCGCCAAGCACATGCTCCCGACGGGCGCCCCGGCGCTGCCCGTCCTCCAGTCCCACTAG
- a CDS encoding adenosine deaminase produces MHLSDNPATPAAATVSEWIRRAPKAVLHDHLDGGLRAATIVELARECGYTALPTEDPAALAVWFRDAADSGSLERYLETFAHTCAVMQTREALTRIAAECAEDLAADGVVYAEIRYAPEQHLEGGLTLDEVVEAVNDGFREGERRSGGRITVRTLLTGMRHTDRSLEIAQLTVAHRDKGVAGFDIAGGEIGNPPARHLPAFQHLKRENCHFTIHAGEAVGAESIHEAVQVCGTERIGHGVRITDDIAEDGTLGRLASYVRDNRIALEVCPTSNLQTGAAKDYASHPIDELRRLGFRITLNTDNRLVSGTTMSEEFQHMVDAFGYGPEVFEEFTVAALEAAFLPLPERQRLIDQVVRPGYATLRAVSV; encoded by the coding sequence ATGCACTTGTCTGACAACCCTGCCACGCCTGCCGCCGCCACCGTCTCCGAGTGGATCCGCCGGGCCCCCAAGGCCGTCCTCCACGACCACCTCGACGGTGGGCTGCGCGCCGCGACCATCGTCGAGCTGGCACGGGAGTGCGGCTACACCGCGCTGCCGACCGAGGACCCGGCCGCGCTCGCGGTCTGGTTCCGGGACGCGGCCGACTCCGGTTCGCTGGAGCGCTACCTGGAGACGTTCGCCCACACCTGCGCGGTGATGCAGACCCGCGAGGCGCTCACGCGCATCGCGGCCGAGTGCGCCGAGGACCTGGCGGCGGACGGTGTCGTCTACGCCGAGATCCGCTATGCCCCCGAGCAGCACCTGGAGGGCGGCCTGACCCTCGACGAGGTCGTCGAGGCCGTCAACGACGGTTTCCGCGAGGGCGAGCGCCGCTCCGGCGGCCGTATCACCGTCCGTACCCTCCTCACGGGCATGCGCCACACGGACCGCTCGCTGGAGATCGCGCAGCTCACGGTCGCGCACCGGGACAAGGGCGTGGCCGGCTTCGACATCGCCGGCGGCGAGATCGGCAACCCGCCGGCCCGCCACCTCCCCGCCTTCCAGCACCTGAAGCGGGAGAACTGCCACTTCACGATCCACGCGGGCGAGGCCGTCGGCGCGGAGTCGATCCACGAGGCCGTGCAGGTCTGCGGCACCGAGCGGATCGGCCACGGCGTGCGGATCACCGACGACATCGCCGAGGACGGCACGCTGGGCCGGCTCGCCTCGTACGTCCGGGACAACCGCATCGCCCTGGAGGTCTGCCCGACGTCCAACCTCCAGACGGGCGCCGCGAAGGACTACGCCTCGCACCCGATCGACGAGCTGCGCCGCCTGGGCTTCCGGATCACGCTCAACACGGACAACCGGCTGGTCTCCGGCACCACCATGAGCGAGGAGTTCCAGCACATGGTGGACGCCTTCGGTTACGGCCCGGAGGTCTTCGAGGAGTTCACGGTCGCCGCGCTGGAGGCCGCCTTCCTGCCGCTGCCGGAGCGGCAGCGGCTGATCGACCAGGTCGTCCGCCCGGGGTACGCGACGCTCCGGGCCGTGTCGGTCTAA
- a CDS encoding CocE/NonD family hydrolase: protein MEVSVSRAVPRSRKALALVAGAAALAGPLTLAAPASGAEVAYSVTPLRFTVEAGGRSCVVDADLYRPAGVDAGHPAPAVLATNGFGGSKSDGSTDAIGRAFAERGYVGLVYSGLGFGASGCLISLDDPETDGRAAARLVDFLAGSRPADDGTRADFVTRDGAGDPRVGMIGGSYGGAVQLAAASVDPRIDALVPLITWNDLAYSLAPNAADRATPGVFKWQWANGFYLMGEGQPLLVPSLDPSRINSLRCLHFVTDACDTVRLLNSGRYPQAETEKMLAYARSVSPVSYVDRITAPTLIVQGQADTLFNLNEARATYDRLRERGVDTRMIWQSWGHSGGQKPGELDLGQGNLEGSYVGQRILGWFDRYLRKNPSADTGPAFAWYRDWQSGYGTAARVPALSQRLYLSGDGKLVDNRTKVARGSRTYSNWLIPTSHSESSLAGTIGLPDPRPYDTPGTYLGWTSAPLTAPVDLVGAPKATLKVDSPATERVQGSGDAADKLVLFAKLYDIAPDGTKTLVNRLVAPVRVPDVTRPFTVELPGVAHRYETGHRLELVIAASDTAYSGNRGIKPVTVSGAPGDPGTLELPLIQGRVG from the coding sequence GTGGAGGTCTCTGTGTCCCGTGCCGTGCCCCGATCCCGCAAGGCCCTCGCGCTCGTCGCCGGAGCCGCCGCACTCGCCGGGCCGCTGACGCTCGCCGCGCCCGCGAGCGGTGCCGAGGTCGCGTACAGCGTCACCCCACTGAGGTTCACCGTCGAGGCGGGCGGGCGGAGTTGTGTCGTCGACGCCGACCTCTACCGGCCCGCCGGGGTGGACGCCGGGCATCCCGCGCCCGCCGTCCTCGCCACCAACGGCTTCGGCGGCAGCAAGAGCGACGGTTCCACCGACGCCATCGGCAGGGCCTTCGCCGAACGCGGCTACGTGGGTCTCGTCTACTCCGGCCTCGGCTTCGGCGCGTCCGGCTGTCTGATCTCCCTCGACGACCCCGAGACCGACGGCCGGGCCGCCGCCCGGCTCGTCGACTTCCTCGCCGGCAGCCGGCCCGCCGACGACGGTACCCGCGCCGACTTCGTCACCCGGGACGGCGCGGGCGACCCGCGCGTCGGCATGATCGGCGGCTCCTACGGCGGGGCCGTACAGCTCGCCGCCGCCTCCGTCGACCCCCGTATCGACGCCCTCGTCCCCCTCATCACCTGGAACGACCTCGCCTACTCCCTCGCCCCCAACGCCGCCGACCGTGCCACCCCCGGCGTCTTCAAGTGGCAGTGGGCGAACGGCTTCTACCTGATGGGCGAGGGACAGCCGTTGCTCGTGCCCTCCCTCGACCCCAGCCGGATCAACTCACTCCGCTGTCTGCACTTCGTCACCGACGCCTGCGACACCGTGCGGCTCCTCAACTCCGGCCGTTACCCCCAGGCCGAGACCGAGAAGATGCTCGCCTACGCCCGCAGCGTCTCCCCGGTCTCGTACGTCGACCGGATCACCGCCCCCACCCTGATCGTCCAGGGCCAGGCCGACACCCTCTTCAACCTCAACGAGGCGCGCGCCACCTACGACCGGCTCCGCGAGCGCGGTGTCGACACCCGGATGATCTGGCAGTCCTGGGGCCACAGCGGCGGCCAGAAGCCGGGCGAGCTCGACCTGGGACAGGGCAACCTGGAGGGAAGCTACGTCGGACAGCGGATCCTCGGCTGGTTCGACCGGTATCTGCGGAAGAACCCGAGCGCGGACACCGGGCCCGCCTTCGCCTGGTACCGCGACTGGCAGAGCGGCTACGGCACCGCCGCCCGGGTGCCGGCGCTCAGCCAGCGGCTGTACCTCTCCGGCGACGGCAAGCTCGTCGACAACCGCACGAAGGTCGCCCGGGGCTCGCGGACGTACAGCAACTGGCTGATCCCGACGAGCCACTCCGAGTCCTCGCTCGCCGGGACGATCGGACTGCCCGACCCGCGACCGTACGACACCCCGGGCACCTACCTCGGCTGGACCAGCGCCCCGCTCACCGCGCCCGTCGACCTCGTCGGCGCCCCGAAGGCCACCCTGAAGGTGGACTCACCGGCCACCGAGCGCGTACAGGGCTCCGGCGACGCCGCCGACAAGCTCGTGCTCTTCGCCAAGCTCTACGACATCGCCCCCGACGGCACCAAGACCCTGGTCAACCGTCTCGTCGCACCGGTGCGGGTGCCGGACGTCACCCGCCCCTTCACGGTCGAGCTGCCCGGCGTCGCCCACCGCTACGAGACCGGCCACCGGCTGGAGCTGGTGATCGCGGCGAGCGACACGGCGTACTCCGGCAATCGCGGCATCAAGCCGGTGACCGTCTCCGGCGCCCCCGGTGACCCGGGGACGCTGGAACTGCCGCTGATCCAGGGGCGGGTCGGTTAG
- a CDS encoding LD-carboxypeptidase, producing the protein MTAPDIALPAPAEARTHVRSLTRPERLRPGARVAVVAPSGPVPEERLRAGLAVLRGWDLDPVVAPHVLDAHPTLDHLAGADRARARDLTEAWCDPSVSAVLCARGGFGAQRMVDLVDWRAIREAGPKAFVGYSDVTALHEAFAVRAGYATLHGPMTAAGTFLSDPRTQESLRATLFEPESVRTLGLDTARTLAPGRARGVTLGGCVSLLASDLGTPHARPSARGGLLLLEDVGEEPYRLDRVLTQLLRSGWLDGVAGIALGSWAECGPYEEIRAVLADRLGDLGVPVVEELGFGHSETALTMPLGVSGVLDTEKNTLTLDVPALR; encoded by the coding sequence ATGACGGCGCCCGACATCGCCCTCCCCGCCCCGGCCGAGGCCCGGACGCACGTCAGATCGCTCACCCGGCCCGAGCGGCTGCGGCCCGGCGCCCGGGTCGCCGTCGTCGCCCCCAGCGGACCCGTCCCCGAGGAGCGGCTGCGGGCGGGACTCGCCGTCCTCCGCGGCTGGGACCTCGACCCCGTCGTCGCCCCGCACGTCCTGGACGCCCACCCCACCCTCGACCACCTCGCGGGCGCCGACCGGGCCAGGGCCCGGGACCTGACCGAGGCCTGGTGCGACCCCTCGGTGTCCGCCGTGCTCTGCGCGCGCGGCGGATTCGGCGCACAGCGCATGGTCGACCTCGTCGACTGGCGGGCGATCCGGGAGGCCGGGCCCAAGGCGTTCGTCGGCTACAGCGACGTCACCGCCCTGCACGAGGCCTTCGCCGTCCGGGCCGGCTACGCCACTCTGCACGGCCCGATGACCGCCGCGGGCACCTTCCTCTCGGACCCGCGCACCCAGGAGTCCCTGCGGGCCACCCTGTTCGAGCCCGAGTCGGTACGGACGCTCGGCCTGGACACCGCACGGACCCTGGCGCCGGGCCGCGCCCGGGGCGTGACACTCGGCGGCTGCGTCAGCCTCCTCGCATCCGACCTCGGCACCCCCCACGCCCGCCCCTCGGCCCGCGGCGGGCTGCTGCTCCTGGAGGACGTCGGGGAAGAGCCGTACCGGCTGGACCGCGTCCTCACCCAACTCCTCCGCTCCGGCTGGCTCGACGGCGTCGCGGGCATCGCCCTCGGCTCCTGGGCGGAATGCGGCCCGTACGAGGAGATCCGAGCGGTCCTCGCGGACCGCCTCGGTGACCTCGGAGTCCCGGTCGTCGAAGAGCTGGGCTTCGGCCACAGCGAGACGGCCCTGACCATGCCGCTCGGCGTATCAGGCGTCCTGGACACGGAGAAGAACACCCTCACCCTGGACGTCCCGGCCCTGCGCTGA